Genomic segment of Salvia hispanica cultivar TCC Black 2014 chromosome 2, UniMelb_Shisp_WGS_1.0, whole genome shotgun sequence:
GGTCCTGTGATGCGAATTGGATCTCTGATTCAAAAGACTCATTTTCGACGAGTGGGTATGTGTTCACTGTGGGGGGTGGAGCTGTTTCGTGGAAGTCAACGAAGCAGACGTGTATAGCTCGATCCACCATGGAATCTGAGTTTATCGCTTTAGACAAAGCAGGGGAAGAAGCGGAGTGATTTAGAAACTTCCTAGAAGATATCCCATGTTGGAATAAGCCAGTGTCGGCAATAGTGATACACTGTGATAGCCAAGCGACTATAGGGAGAGCACATAGTGGCTTATACAATGGTAAGTCTCGACATATTCATCGACGACATAATACCGTGAGGCAATTGATCACAAGTGGTGTTATCGCAGTTGACTATGTAAGGTCAGTGGATAACTTAGCAGATCCGTTAATGAAAAGTTTGaaccgtgatcaaatgcataaattgcTAAAAGGAATGGGAGTGAAAACCACATTTTAAAAGATGATTATAGTGGTAACCCAACCATACGATTGGAGGTCCTATGGGCttggttcaatgggaaaacAAAGCTATATGACTCTAGCTGTAACACtcgtaaaaaaaattttaatcttcGCCCATTCTTTAGAAATCATTGAGTGTTGTAACCTACATGTGATAAGAGGCTAATttttgacttttaatgattctTAGAAACCTCGAGGAGGTGGGTATTGCAGGATACCTGGAAAAGAATTACCTATGTAAGTGAAGAAGTGTGGGCCACTTCAACATGTGAATCACTTATGAATCCAAAGTGGTGTTCCATGGCCAGTAAAGGACACAAACGTGAGAACTGATGAGTTTGTAAATAGTATTGTGTCAATATTATTGTCTCGGTATACACCAAGGAGGATGGCCTTTCATCTTAGGTAACCCCCAAATGCATTAAGAGAAAATCTTGATTGCAAGGCCTTTCAAGTGCTTTCTcttgcctataaataggcttgATCTTGGAGTGGAGAATACACCACAACATACACTCTCTACTTTCTCTAGCTCTCCACATCATAGTGTGCATTCATAGAAGCATTGCATAGCTTGATTCTCGGAACTCCATCAAGTTCGCCGGTGCCTAGcgggtttgaggtgcttctacacgctaggaggaagtcgttttatctttgggggcAATACGCCattccgtgagcactagccggggcgTAATTTATTTTGCGGGAAGAGGGCTTCCCTTGTCTCGACTtagtttgatttgttttattattttcgttgtaattttcattccatgTTTTCTTCCTTCGATTGTAATAGTTATAGTACCGCCTGTACACGGCGAATTTTATCCCATTATTTCTAACAAGCGGCTGCTCGGCTGAATGGCGATGACGAAAGCCGAGTTGGAGTGACGAAGATAGATGAGAGACTGAGAGGCCGAGGGAATCATCAGACTTGGTAGAGCTGAGCGACGGAGACGGCGGGAGTGAAGGCAGATGGAATTGGATGACAGAAGAAGGAACTGGACATCTTTTCAAATGCCATTTTTGGAATTTACgtaataagaaaaagagagataaGTATGGCCCcttttacttatttaatatatatggcCATGATTTCAAGCAATATTgataaatagtagtatgagATGGAGTTATATTTACAGATGTCAATGAGTTAAGTAGGAGACTTAGGCCGCTTGTTTATTTGAGTTGGCTGGAATTTGAATACAAGAATGACGAGAGATCGGACGGAGTCAATAGAAGGATGAATACGATGTGCTAATATAACAGGTATTTTAGAAATTCCTAAGAGAGACCGAAGGTAAGATTTGCACATGCATGcattgtgaaattaaattattttcttaaagtctaatttttgaatattatgttCTTTTAAAAAGGGTGATTTTTGCATGCTATTTGAGAACATAAAGGATTGACAAGTGAAGGATTTAAGAGAACAAGGTGagctttctttttaaataagggcAATGCCCtaagtataattttatgtgaaaatgataTGTACATTTTTCATGccgtgttttgttttattctatGGAACCTATATGATGTAACTTTTGCCATCTATggataatcgaattcgggtctgactagggagtgagtccctactcaGGCTAGTTTATACCAATGGGGATCGTGAGCGGTCTTTTGGatcggccggtctagtgacttggaatgtggcTACATTCATTGTCATCAATGGATCAGATATGGTAGACATCTATGGGGAAATGACTGCCTAGTTGAATTTTACAATGTAAATGATTTTAGTGTCTCGGGCATTTTGTTAAACCCCGAGGGCACTCAATGGTGGCATgataaattactttttataaaatattttcggcatgagtccactgagtggaccaagtactcagcccttcatttgttttaaaaaaatgtgcaaGCTGAGCTGTGACGAGCgcggtgggtgttgagcagaGCTGGTGAAGATTTGTGTTTGCTTTTAAATATTCCGAATAtattatgtcttcatacataatattattcttcTCTCGGATGCTTCCGTTGAATGTTGTTTCTTCGAGTTCATGTATTGTTGAGATATTATTCCTTTGAGCTATTCCCATTTATTTTGAGCTATGGTTAGGTTTTGTTGTTTTCCCCCTTCTTCCCCACTTCTTTAACCCTCCCCTGGTCGCGATCAGCcatgttttctatccttagaaaatgcgggcGTGACAGGGAGACTCTCGACCTTAATCCGCAAACCCGGTCGAGCACAATTAGTCGGATTCGGCCAAAAACGGATTCGGAACACCTTTATatgatcaaacaaaaataaattaagttggCAGCACTAGAGATAGGTTAGACAGCTCTAACCTAACAATtcctataaataatagtactagtaaataaAACTATCTATCTACTTTTCATCAATTCCCAAACTCGATCATTGgactatatataaatgtttcTACATGACCAACAAACATCACATTAAGCATTGCAACAATGGCTACTAACAAGGTTAAGATagaaattgagttgaaaacCTCTTCAGAAAAGCTATGGAAAAACCTAAAAGAATTCATCACACTCTTTCTCAAAGCAATGTCTGATGCAATCGAAACGGTCGATGTGATCGAGGGCGATGGAAGATTGGTCGGAACAGTCTATGTGTCTACTTCGAAGCCCACAAGTATATAAAAAGGCTCCACTCTATTAGTTCACTTATTTTGTAACTAATTAACCTATCAACGACGTCGtttatttgatttcttctATATGTAGAGATGATCCCCGTGGGTTCGATCAACAAGGAGAGGCTTGAAATTGTGGACAATGAGAAGAAGATATGGGGTTATAGTATTCTGGAAGGCGATATCTTGGAATATTACAAGAATTTCAAGGCGGTAATAAATGTTGGCAGCAACCCAAAAAGTGATGGTGCTTTGGTTAAATATGCAGCCGAGTTTAACAaggcaaatgaaaatgtcgtTGTTGATCTTGATGTCTACAAGGCTTTTGTTGTTAAAGTTTACATGGCTGTTGATGCTTATCTTCTAAAGGTATGTTTTATTAAGCATCTATTGTTGATATATAGTTtatgttggtattttttttcttatgtcTCATTGATTATGTGACCAGAATCACCAATTTTACAATCAAACTCTATTCTATAGCTTTTTAATTCCTCTCTTTGAATTAATGagggagaaaaaaaatcagactTAAATTTTGTAAGTTTGGTGATTCGGTCATAAAGTTATGAGatttaagagagaaaaaaattaaattacaaatcgTCAAAGTAGATTACATATCTCAATATAGGTGTTTATGATTGTGGTGTAGGCCGTCACTCCATATATGTATTgctttactaataataatgatgatgatgatgatgatgatgatgatgatgatgatgatgatgatggtgatggtgatggtgatggtgatggtgatggtgatggtgatggtgatgatggtgatggtggtggtgatgatgatgatgatgatgatgatgatgatgatgatgatgatataatagtagtatgaaaTAACTTTTCAACTCACATTGATTTAGTATATTATTCAAAAGTACAATAGTCGATCTGATTTGCTACAATAGCTCTATATACAACTTtggattgaaaaattaatttcaagcACCACAACAAGACTTGCAATATGATATTATGCAcatacaaaacaataaaaaaggatttcatataaaattttggagGATCCTATAAAACTAATCCTTCTTAATCCAATCACAAAAAGTTATGTGAAATTTAATTCacaaataaaggaaaagaaaaaatcttcatcttctttatCTCATACTTCGCCGGAATATTTATCTTGAAGAAGAGGGAACTTCTCGGGCATTGATGAGTCATTGTGACCATCATCCAACCGCTGTGCTTCACCCTCTTTAATCTCTCCCTATAAAAAGATGTAATAGCTTATCGGGCTCAATACATCCATGGTTTTAGTGGGTTTATTATACTAACAGGGCTAATAATGTGCaaaagagtgacaattttGAGTGTCCAGGAGCCAGAAAACGATGAAGTAAACAGTGTAGGGTCAACCGGATCAACTCAAGAAAGGGAGTAAAAAAAGCATGGAAAAGAGATGAGTTGATCCATTGAAGTGGCCGAACTGATCCAGTGGAATCTTCCATCTGCAATGATGAGTcttaggagagagaaagagcaaAGGCCATTCTAGAAGGAGCAGAAATGTCAAAGGCAAAATAGGCTTAACCTAGAGATTTGAGCCCAACATGTgctctataaatataaagagATTGCATGGATTAAGGATTCCGCTCCCTTTGTCACCACTCACCATTTTCGATAACTCAAGTTTTAGCTTAGTCACGGAGTAGTTTAGTAGCTGCCGAGGAGTCACCATTCCACTTTCAAGCTCTCAGCTCTTCTTCCTCACCAAGGGAGACGAGGCCAGATCCGTGAAGAAATCCTTTTAGCTCATTATCTGTGTAGTCTTTTGAGGATTTTGAACAATTTACTTTATGTTATTTTCATCGCTTTCGTAGTTCTTAAGTTTAATCATGTTCTTCTCTTAGTCGCTACTTAGTTTAGTTCATATCGCTTTAGATTTGCGCAAGAATTCTGTTCCTTTGTTTTTACCGAAGATCTTGAATGAAATGGAGTTTTTGATGCAAGTTTGGTTAGATCAAGTGTTTTAAGTATTGATTGCTTTTGTTACCTTCGGATCTGCTCTTTTACTGCTTTCCCGTAGGTAGATTTACGTTTATGTTCTTTAACTTGCATGATTTACTTTCATTTAGCTTAGATCTGCTTTAGTTGAGTGCAATTCTCATGGATCTCTGTTACTTTGCTTTGTTTTCATGTTTCACGTTGATGCTCTGTTTTGATTTAAGTTTATGCTTTCCGTTCAGTAGCTTAGATTAGACGTAGAAGGTAGTTAGTTGCAACCGCCGTCGTCGTCACCTCTTCCTTTATTGTCAGCTTTTCCGAGAGTGCGCGCGGATGTGTCAGTGATCCCGCATACTTTTATTCTTTGCCGTTTTTGGTTTAGTTGATCCATTCAAGTCCCTAGTTTAGAAGATGTGTTCACTCTAGTTTAGTCCAAAACCCCCACAATTAAAGCGTGGCCGCAGCCGACCCTTTCCAAATGTCTCGTTCTGTCACgcccgcattttctaaggatagaaaacacggtgAATCGCAACTAGGGGAGggttaaagaagcggggaagaaaggggaaaaagaCACAACTCGACCAAAGCTCGAAATAATAGTTATAGCTTgaataaaatcagagtatctcaacaatcaacaactcaaaagaatattatctCAACAATACAAGAACTCAAAAGAAAGACAATAActcagcggaagcatttcgAGAGTAGAATActgctatgtatgaagacacaacataTTCTGGACATTTGATAAACATTCTCCActtttatgctcaacacccaccaCGCTCGTcacagctcaacctgcacattttttaaaacaaatgcagggctgagtacttgatgcactcagtggactcatgccgaaaacatttttataaaaaattgtttaacaTTCCATTAACGAGTGGcctcggggttttaactttgaaaGGGCCCGAGTCACTAAAACATTTCACCAACATCATCAGCACCATCAACctcaacatcatcaacatcaccataccatatctgaactacATGAcatggaatgtggccacattccaagtcactagaccggccaactcaAAGAGATAGCGCACGATCTACTGGGTG
This window contains:
- the LOC125205047 gene encoding MLP-like protein 423 — its product is MATNKVKIEIELKTSSEKLWKNLKEFITLFLKAMSDAIETVDVIEGDGRLVGTVYVSTSKPTKMIPVGSINKERLEIVDNEKKIWGYSILEGDILEYYKNFKAVINVGSNPKSDGALVKYAAEFNKANENVVVDLDVYKAFVVKVYMAVDAYLLKAVTPYMYCFTNNNDDDDDDDDDDDDDDDGDGDGDGDGDGDGDGDDGDGGGDDDDDDDDDDDDDDIIVV